A part of Solicola gregarius genomic DNA contains:
- a CDS encoding Rossmann-like and DUF2520 domain-containing protein, which translates to MRRFSIGVVGAGRVGAVLAAAFVASGHQVTAVSGRSPASQTRIETLLPGIPVRDPARVAASADILLLAVPDDVLERTAASLAESGSIGSGQVAVHTSGRHGVDVLAAPAEAGAAVLAMHPAMTFTGTDVDLGRLASTVFALTGGDAVRDTGEALVAGLGGTPVWLSEDQRVLYHAALAHGANHLVTLVTQAQELLRSTGMPDPSGVLRPLLSAALDNALAYGDAALTGPVVRGDVATVEAHVDALADAPGPIRDAYVSMARATTEHAVASGSLDGGRGRDLKRVLDEADWDSLAQIAAGIR; encoded by the coding sequence ATGAGACGCTTCTCGATCGGCGTGGTCGGAGCCGGACGAGTCGGGGCCGTTCTCGCGGCCGCGTTCGTGGCATCGGGCCACCAGGTCACCGCCGTCAGCGGCCGTTCGCCGGCCTCGCAGACGCGCATCGAAACGCTGCTCCCGGGCATTCCCGTACGCGACCCCGCCCGTGTCGCGGCGAGCGCCGACATCCTGCTGCTCGCGGTACCTGATGATGTATTGGAACGGACGGCGGCGTCCCTAGCCGAAAGCGGTTCGATCGGAAGCGGTCAAGTAGCCGTCCACACCAGCGGCCGGCACGGCGTCGACGTACTGGCGGCGCCCGCAGAGGCGGGCGCGGCGGTGCTCGCGATGCACCCCGCGATGACGTTCACCGGCACCGACGTCGACCTCGGCCGCCTGGCGAGCACCGTGTTCGCGCTCACCGGCGGCGACGCCGTGCGCGACACCGGGGAGGCGCTCGTCGCCGGCCTCGGCGGTACGCCGGTCTGGCTGAGCGAGGACCAGCGAGTCCTCTACCACGCGGCGCTCGCACACGGCGCCAACCACCTCGTCACGCTCGTGACCCAGGCGCAGGAGCTGCTGCGGTCGACGGGCATGCCCGACCCGTCCGGCGTACTCCGGCCGCTGCTGTCCGCCGCCCTCGACAACGCGCTCGCCTACGGCGATGCGGCGCTCACGGGCCCGGTCGTGCGCGGCGACGTCGCGACGGTCGAGGCGCACGTCGACGCCCTCGCGGACGCTCCCGGCCCGATCCGGGACGCGTACGTCTCGATGGCGCGGGCGACGACCGAGCACGCGGTCGCGTCCGGCAGCCTCGACGGTGGTCGCGGCCGAGACCTGAAGCGGGTACTCGACGAGGCCGACTGGGACTCGCTGGCGCAGATCGCGGCCGGCATCCGCTGA